A window of Streptomyces broussonetiae genomic DNA:
CCTGCTGGTGTCGATGACGAAGTGCCTGTCGCCCACCTTCGCCGAGAGCTGTTTTCCGTAGGCGAGGGAGTCCTGGGTGGAGTAGAAGTTGGAGACGTTGACCGAGAAGCCGTCGGCCCGGTCGAGGCCGGCCTGCCGCAGGGGCTGGAAGATCTGGTCGGGGTGGCCCCAGCCGGCGTTGCCCGCGTCCAGGTAGACCTTGGTGTTCTTCAGGGACTTGAGCTTGGTGACCGCGCCCTTGAGGAGGTCGTAGCGCTCCTCGTGGAACTGCGCGGGCGTGCAGCCGTCCACCAGGTGCAGGACGGCGTCCGGTTCGAGGATCACGATGGCCGGCCGGTCCTGGATGCCCCGGGCCACGCCGTCGATCCAGGCGCGGTAGGCGTTGCCGTCGGCTGCACCGCCCTGTGAGTACTGGCCGCAGTCGCGGTGCGGGATGTTGTAGAGGACGAGCAGGGCCGTGCGGTCGGAGGTCTCGGCGGCCTCGGTGAAGCCGCGGGCCTCCTGCTCCGGGTTCTCCGGGCCGATCCACTCCCCCACCGGCTGCTCGGCGATCTTCCGGATCTGCTCGGCCTGCGAGGTCTTTCCGGCCTTGGCGTAGGCGGCGAGCCGGCGGGCCGCGGTGCCGTCCGGGTTCACCCAGAACGGGTCGGTGGCTTTGGGCTGTTGGGTGATCCGGGTGTCCGGGCCGGCGTTCCTGTCCCCGCCTCCCGAGGAGCATCCGGCGAGCAGCAGCGCCGCCCCCAGCACGGCCGCCGCACACGCCCGCGCGGACGACCGGGCCCCCCTGTTGTCGTACATGCGATTCCCCCCTGGGCGCACTGGTCGGGTGCCCTGTCCATGCTGGCATGTCCGGACGGTTCGCCACGAGGTCGCACGGCGGGGCGTGCGGGGTCAGTGGGCGCCGGTGAGATAGGCGGAGACCACCACGTTGGCGGTGTAGCTGCGGGTGGCCCGGTCGAAGCTGCCGCCGCAGGTGATCAGGCGGAGTTCGGCGCGGCCGGCCCGGTGGGAGCCGTAGGCCTGGCGGGCGTCGAAGTCGTCGCGGGGCAGCACGCGCACGTCGTCGACGGTGAACTCGGCGGTCTTTCCGTCCGAGCGGACCACCCGGACCGTCGCGCCCGGCGCCAGCGTGCTGAGCTTGTAGAACACGGCGGGCCGGGTCGTGGTGTCGACGTGCCCGACGAGGAGGGCCGCGCCCCTGGCGCCCGGCCTGGTGCCGGCGGCGTACCAGCCGACCACGTCCGGCTGGTCGAAGGGGGGCGGGTCGACGGCGCCCTCGGCGTCCAGGCCGCGGGCCACCACCGGCGCCTGCACGCTCAGTCGCGGAATGTCGACGCGCCGGGGCAGCGCGTCCCCGAGCGGGGCGGCCGGGCGCGGAAGGAAGGCCGGGGCGGTGCCGGAGGGGACCCGGTCACCGGTGGCCGGGCCGTCCGTGCCCCGCGGTACGCCGGTCGTCGCCCGTCCCCACAGCCACAGCCCGAGCAGCAGCAGCGCCCAGGCCAGCACGGTGACCAGCCGTCCGGTTCCGCCGGTGGGGTGCCCGTGCTCGTCGGTCATGCCGGCCTGTCAGCGGGGGTTACGGCTGTTACGGCCCCGATGGGCACGCAGCCCGACGGCGAGTGCGGCGACCGCGGCGAGCCCGATCCCGGTGACCGCCTGGGCGGTGTCGGGTCCCGACTCACTGGTGGCCACGGTGGCGAAGTGCGTGGCGGTGCCGCCGCCGCCCGCGTGGACGGGGGCGACGGGGGAGGCGGCGGGCGGCTGCGTGGGCTCATCGGCCTGGCCGGACCCCCGGCCGGGTGCCGTTCCCGGATCGGCACCTTTTCCCGGGTCGGCTCCCCTTCCCCGGCCGGCCACCGTGATCCTCCCGGTCATGACGTAGTCGGCGCAGCTGATGCGCACGTCGTAGGCGCCGGGCGACAGCGAGGAGCGGACACGGATCTGGCCGGCCAGGGTGCCCCGGCTGCCGGTCAGCCGGGCGTCGGAGACGAACGCGGTCGAGACGGCGGTGCCCACGGCACCGGAGCAGCCGTGGACCCGCAGGGCCACATCGGTCCCGGGGGCCGGGGAGTCGGGGGTCACGGAAACCGAGCCGCTGTCGGCCGCATGGGCCGTCGGGACGAAGGCGGCAACGGCCAGGATTCCGGTACAGACAGTGAGGCGTAGTGAGCCCATCGTGAACCTCCAGTTATCTGGAGGCTCCCCCGCCCCGGGCGCCCCCGCATCCTCGGGAGGCGCCCGATTGCTCCAACCGGGTGAGTCGGGGTTTGGAAGCCCCTGATCAGACCAGGTCGACCAGGTCCGCGATGGAGTCGACGACCTGCGAGGGCCGGAACGGGTACCGGTCGACGTCCTCGGGCTGGGTGACCCCGCTGAGCACCAGGAACGTCCGCATCCCGGCCTCCAGGCCCGCGAGGACGTCGGTGTCCATACGGTCGCCGATCATCGCGGAGGTCTCGGAGTGG
This region includes:
- a CDS encoding class F sortase, producing MTDEHGHPTGGTGRLVTVLAWALLLLGLWLWGRATTGVPRGTDGPATGDRVPSGTAPAFLPRPAAPLGDALPRRVDIPRLSVQAPVVARGLDAEGAVDPPPFDQPDVVGWYAAGTRPGARGAALLVGHVDTTTRPAVFYKLSTLAPGATVRVVRSDGKTAEFTVDDVRVLPRDDFDARQAYGSHRAGRAELRLITCGGSFDRATRSYTANVVVSAYLTGAH
- a CDS encoding glycoside hydrolase family 6 protein, with product MYDNRGARSSARACAAAVLGAALLLAGCSSGGGDRNAGPDTRITQQPKATDPFWVNPDGTAARRLAAYAKAGKTSQAEQIRKIAEQPVGEWIGPENPEQEARGFTEAAETSDRTALLVLYNIPHRDCGQYSQGGAADGNAYRAWIDGVARGIQDRPAIVILEPDAVLHLVDGCTPAQFHEERYDLLKGAVTKLKSLKNTKVYLDAGNAGWGHPDQIFQPLRQAGLDRADGFSVNVSNFYSTQDSLAYGKQLSAKVGDRHFVIDTSRNGNGPATSGDPSQRWCNPPGRALGQAPTTRTSDPLVDAYLWVKRPGESDGTCKGGPKAGQWWASYALALAENSK